The following coding sequences lie in one Neosynechococcus sphagnicola sy1 genomic window:
- a CDS encoding peptidoglycan recognition family protein → MNLKSKLLMIALLVVSLLVVSTIWYRGTAQAQQSFASTRWIGNGAVSTMNPRDQDARTCDPSSLPPTWNAEQLGLDLPPSDGSIAWTQRSKSLEKLATSLQGYRPREVVRMADPSNYGDRYQTDIYGKPANHEYIVVLHETVYSAESAINFFRTPHANDLDQASYHTLIARDGTVIYIVPPEKRAFGAGNSVFQGARGSETVKTDPKLPPSVNNFAYHVSLETPPDGAHNGSRHSGYTELQYQSLGWLLSRTSVPESRITTHKAVDRSGTRQDPRSFNPVKFQAMLRAYPRQVRTGTGDCKPAALAKQ, encoded by the coding sequence ATGAACTTAAAGTCCAAGCTCCTGATGATTGCCCTGTTGGTAGTGTCTCTGCTGGTCGTTTCTACAATCTGGTATAGGGGAACTGCCCAAGCTCAGCAGTCCTTTGCGTCTACACGGTGGATCGGCAATGGTGCGGTGTCAACCATGAACCCCCGAGATCAAGATGCTCGAACTTGTGATCCAAGCAGCCTGCCCCCAACCTGGAACGCCGAACAATTGGGTCTCGATCTACCCCCCTCAGATGGCTCAATAGCATGGACACAACGGAGCAAATCCCTGGAGAAGCTGGCAACGAGCCTCCAGGGCTACCGGCCGAGAGAAGTTGTACGCATGGCGGATCCGAGCAACTATGGCGATCGCTATCAAACAGACATCTATGGCAAACCAGCAAATCATGAGTACATTGTCGTACTCCACGAAACAGTGTATTCAGCGGAGAGTGCGATCAACTTTTTCCGCACTCCTCATGCCAACGATCTCGATCAGGCAAGCTACCACACCTTAATCGCCCGGGATGGAACGGTGATTTACATTGTTCCCCCGGAAAAACGTGCCTTTGGAGCGGGGAATTCAGTGTTTCAGGGCGCGAGAGGTTCAGAAACCGTAAAGACCGATCCCAAGCTACCACCATCGGTCAATAACTTTGCTTATCACGTCTCCCTAGAAACACCGCCGGATGGCGCTCATAATGGCAGTCGTCATAGTGGGTATACCGAGCTTCAGTATCAATCCCTAGGTTGGCTCCTGTCACGAACGTCGGTACCCGAGTCAAGAATTACGACCCATAAAGCCGTTGATCGCTCGGGTACTCGCCAAGATCCTCGTTCTTTCAATCCGGTCAAGTTCCAAGCAATGCTGCGGGCCTATCCCCGACAGGTGAGAACAGGCACCGGCGACTGCAAACCTGCGGCCTTGGCAAAGCAGTAA
- the rpsL gene encoding 30S ribosomal protein S12 yields the protein MPTIQQLIRSERQKTLKKTKSPALKSCPQRRGVCTRVYTTTPKKPNSALRKVARVRLTSGFEVTAYIPGIGHNLQEHSVVMIRGGRVKDLPGVRYHIIRGTLDTAGVKDRKQGRSKYGAKRPKAKK from the coding sequence ATGCCCACTATCCAGCAACTCATTCGTAGTGAACGCCAGAAAACGCTTAAGAAAACTAAATCGCCAGCTTTGAAGAGTTGCCCCCAGCGTCGCGGCGTTTGCACGAGGGTTTACACAACCACTCCTAAAAAGCCAAACTCGGCCCTTCGGAAAGTAGCGAGGGTACGTTTGACATCTGGGTTTGAAGTCACCGCTTACATTCCCGGTATCGGCCACAACCTCCAGGAACACTCTGTGGTGATGATTCGTGGAGGTCGGGTCAAGGATCTGCCCGGTGTTCGCTATCATATTATTCGCGGCACGCTGGATACTGCCGGTGTCAAAGATCGCAAGCAGGGGCGTTCTAAGTATGGTGCGAAGCGACCCAAGGCAAAGAAATAA
- the rpsG gene encoding 30S ribosomal protein S7, with protein MSRRTVIQKRPVPPDPVYNSRLVSMMVRRVMQRGKKSIASHIIYDAFKLISDRTGGDPLEVFEKAVRNATPLVEVKARRVGGATYQVPMEVRSDRGTALALRWLIQFARQRSGRTMSSRLANELMDAANETGSAIRKREETHRMAEANKAFAHYRY; from the coding sequence ATGTCTCGTCGTACAGTTATCCAGAAGCGCCCGGTTCCTCCTGACCCTGTCTACAACAGTCGATTGGTCAGCATGATGGTACGTCGTGTCATGCAACGGGGGAAAAAGTCCATCGCATCGCATATTATTTACGATGCGTTTAAGCTGATTTCCGACCGCACCGGTGGCGACCCCCTGGAGGTATTTGAGAAGGCAGTTCGCAATGCGACTCCCCTGGTTGAAGTTAAAGCTCGCCGGGTGGGGGGAGCCACGTACCAGGTGCCCATGGAAGTTCGTTCCGATCGTGGCACTGCCCTGGCACTCAGATGGCTGATTCAGTTTGCACGGCAGCGTTCTGGACGAACGATGTCTTCTCGGCTCGCCAATGAACTCATGGATGCAGCCAACGAGACTGGGAGTGCCATTCGTAAGCGTGAGGAAACACACCGGATGGCAGAGGCCAACAAGGCATTTGCCCACTATCGGTACTAA